Proteins encoded together in one Lathyrus oleraceus cultivar Zhongwan6 chromosome 5, CAAS_Psat_ZW6_1.0, whole genome shotgun sequence window:
- the LOC127084584 gene encoding ammonium transporter 1 member 3: MEVSWEQSVTYSINTIYLLFSAYLVFVMQLGFAMICAGSVRAKNAMNIMLTNVVDAVVGSISFYLFGFAFAYGNSNPFIGTNLFALANIPNENYDYGFFLYQWAFAIAVAGITSGSIAERTQFSAYLVFSFFLTGFVYPIVAHWVWSSSGWLSPNASHLFLGSGAIDFAGSGVVHLVGGIAGLWGSIIEGPRVGRFDAYGKPVPFRGHNASLVVLGTFLLWFGWFGFNPGSFDKILVAYPNTSDEGNWTSVGRTAVTTTLAGSTAGIVTLFSRRLLIGHWDAMDVCNGLIGGFVAITSGCSVVEPWAAIICGFVSAWVLIGLNILALKLNYDDPLEAAQLHGGCGIWGLLFTGLFAKEGFVVQTYNAGVAVKRPYGLLLGGGWGLIGAQVVEILVIFGFVSITMGPMFYALHKLKLLRIPVADELAGLDISSHGGYAYAHHEENHARSYGDYMRMQDNQS, translated from the coding sequence ATGGAGGTTTCATGGGAACAAAGTGTCACCTATTCTATCAACACAATTTACCTTCTCTTCTCTGCTTACTTAGTTTTTGTAATGCAGCTAGGATTTGCCATGATATGTGCAGGATCTGTCCGGGCCAAAAATGCTATGAACATAATGCTTACCAATGTAGTTGATGCAGTGGTAGGTAGCATCTCTTTCTATCTTTTTGGTTTCGCATTTGCTTATGGCAATTCCAACCCTTTCATTGGTACAAATTTGTTTGCTTTAGCTAATATTCCAAATGAAAATTATGATTATGGATTCTTCCTTTACCAATGGGCTTTTGCTATAGCTGTAGCAGGTATAACTAGTGGGTCCATAGCTGAGAGAACACAATTTAGTGCTTATcttgttttttcattttttcttaCTGGCTTTGTGTATCCTATTGTGGCCCATTGGGTTTGGTCATCTAGTGGTTGGCTTAGTCCAAATGCAAGTCATTTGTTCTTGGGCTCAGGTGCCATTGACTTTGCTGGGAGTGGAGTGGTGCATTTGGTTGGTGGCATTGCTGGACTTTGGGGGTCTATTATAGAAGGTCCGCGGGTCGGGCGGTTTGATGCTTACGGAAAGCCCGTACCTTTCCGCGGCCACAATGCCTCACTTGTGGTTCTCGGGACGTTCTTGTTGTGGTTCGGTTGGTTCGGGTTTAATCCTGGTTCGTTCGACAAAATTCTCGTGGCCTACCCTAACACATCTGATGAAGGCAATTGGACATCGGTGGGCCGGACGGCCGTGACAACCACATTGGCAGGCTCGACCGCGGGGATTGTCACTTTGTTCAGCCGTCGATTATTGATTGGCCACTGGGATGCAATGGATGTATGCAACGGTTTGATTGGCGGGTTCGTCGCCATCACATCCGGGTGCTCGGTTGTTGAGCCATGGGCCGCTATTATATGCGGATTCGTCTCGGCTTGGGTGTTAATCGGGCTCAACATCTTGGCACTAAAACTAAACTATGATGATCCATTAGAGGCAGCCCAATTACATGGTGGATGTGGCATTTGGGGATTGTTGTTTACAGGGCTATTTGCCAAAGAGGGGTTTGTGGTTCAAACATATAATGCAGGGGTGGCAGTGAAAAGACCCTATGGTCTTCTACTTGGAGGTGGATGGGGATTGATTGGAGCTCAAGTGGTTGAGATTTTGGTTATCTTTGGATTTGTTAGTATAACAATGGGACCTATGTTCTATGCCTTGCACAAACTTAAGTTACTAAGAATTCCTGTGGCTGATGAACTTGCTGGTCTTGATATATCCAGCCATGGAGGCTATGCTTATGCTCATCATGAGGAAAATCATGCTCGATCTTATGGAGATTATATGCGTATGCAAGATAATCAATCGTAG